Proteins encoded together in one Pontiella desulfatans window:
- a CDS encoding sialate O-acetylesterase — MRRHVFIWTIVLAAIGGYSDSALKLDSLFMDNMVLQRNKPIPVFGTATPGQEIMVEFNGQKQSGLAGANGEWQVELAPMKADATGQPLSVFSQASSLKSQISNVLIGDVWLCGGQSNMDTPINSYPFLKKELSGVSNSKLRLFVVEMKAEPCPKDTVSSDPVFSTWKEADSEAISHFSAVGTCFGLRLQQESGVPIGLIESAVGGSQIQPWIPAEKLESMGFGSIQAPQDRGVDGRNQPCAYYNGMIHALRRLPIKGVIWYQGESNAGHPSIVCYDQLFKGLISSWREAFGLSEMRFYFVQLAPYGRTGWDQSGESWAFIREAQESVLSMPHTGRAVITDLGEYVDIHPADKRPVGERLADIALRDMSLIDSPGFPMVGNFRISEGRVQVSFSNVGNGLKPERVAMNNKAKLAPGTDPEAFVVEAGEVAGFTICGADEKFVPAQARIVDADTVEVWSDAVSEPIAVRYGWENFPLCNLANSDGLPASPFRTDDFPMPIFRAPILERRSADEPLPAGAVRCAAMKKSDESLLTPEIIQGRDALRVNHVETVMRMAYFYAEDRDSALRQGKHPKQTIVVNYLDDGPGTIELKYDSISKPWKSAGIIEIKGSGEWRRFSVELEDARFAGRCNGADIRLESFRDFHVSGVYVIPE, encoded by the coding sequence ATGAGACGACACGTTTTTATCTGGACGATTGTATTGGCTGCAATAGGGGGCTACAGCGATTCCGCTCTAAAGCTCGATTCGCTGTTCATGGATAACATGGTGCTGCAGCGGAATAAACCGATTCCTGTATTCGGAACCGCAACACCCGGCCAAGAGATAATGGTTGAATTCAACGGCCAAAAGCAATCAGGGCTCGCGGGTGCTAATGGCGAATGGCAGGTGGAACTGGCTCCGATGAAGGCCGATGCAACAGGGCAGCCGCTATCCGTTTTTTCTCAAGCCTCAAGTCTCAAGTCTCAAATTTCCAATGTCCTGATCGGTGATGTTTGGCTGTGCGGAGGCCAGTCGAATATGGATACGCCGATCAATAGCTATCCGTTTTTGAAAAAAGAATTGTCCGGGGTATCCAACTCAAAACTGCGCCTGTTTGTTGTGGAGATGAAGGCTGAACCCTGTCCGAAAGATACAGTCAGCAGTGATCCTGTTTTTTCGACCTGGAAAGAGGCGGACAGCGAAGCGATTTCTCATTTTTCAGCCGTGGGGACGTGTTTCGGGCTGCGGCTCCAGCAAGAGAGCGGGGTGCCGATCGGGTTGATTGAAAGTGCGGTAGGTGGATCGCAGATTCAGCCCTGGATTCCGGCGGAAAAGCTGGAGTCGATGGGCTTCGGTTCAATTCAGGCGCCGCAAGACCGGGGCGTGGACGGGCGTAATCAGCCTTGTGCATACTACAATGGAATGATCCACGCGTTGCGCCGTTTGCCAATCAAAGGCGTCATTTGGTATCAGGGCGAAAGCAATGCGGGGCATCCGTCCATTGTATGTTACGACCAGCTGTTCAAAGGATTGATTTCTTCATGGCGCGAGGCCTTCGGTCTGTCCGAAATGCGGTTTTACTTTGTTCAGCTTGCGCCGTATGGCCGCACGGGATGGGATCAGTCGGGTGAGTCGTGGGCGTTTATTCGCGAGGCCCAGGAGTCCGTGCTCTCCATGCCGCATACCGGTCGCGCGGTGATTACGGATCTGGGCGAATACGTTGATATTCATCCTGCGGATAAACGGCCGGTCGGTGAACGGTTGGCGGACATTGCCCTGCGTGACATGAGCCTGATCGACTCCCCCGGTTTTCCAATGGTTGGAAACTTTCGGATCAGCGAAGGGCGCGTTCAGGTTAGCTTTTCCAACGTCGGGAACGGATTGAAACCCGAGCGAGTTGCCATGAATAATAAGGCGAAACTTGCTCCCGGAACCGACCCGGAGGCGTTCGTTGTTGAGGCCGGTGAAGTGGCCGGCTTTACGATTTGCGGTGCGGATGAAAAGTTTGTTCCGGCGCAGGCGCGTATTGTGGATGCGGATACCGTGGAGGTCTGGAGCGATGCCGTCAGCGAGCCGATTGCTGTTCGGTATGGTTGGGAAAATTTTCCGCTGTGCAACCTCGCGAACAGCGACGGATTGCCTGCTTCGCCCTTCCGTACGGACGATTTCCCGATGCCGATTTTTCGCGCACCTATTCTGGAACGTCGTTCGGCCGATGAGCCGTTGCCTGCCGGTGCCGTGCGGTGTGCCGCCATGAAAAAATCGGACGAAAGCCTGTTGACGCCGGAGATTATCCAGGGGCGTGATGCCCTGCGGGTGAACCATGTGGAAACGGTGATGCGGATGGCGTATTTCTACGCGGAGGATCGCGACAGCGCGTTGCGTCAAGGGAAGCATCCGAAGCAGACGATTGTGGTGAACTATCTGGACGACGGCCCCGGCACCATCGAACTCAAATATGATTCGATTTCCAAACCTTGGAAATCTGCAGGGATAATCGAGATAAAAGGCAGCGGGGAGTGGAGGCGTTTCTCGGTCGAGCTGGAAGACGCCCGATTTGCCGGTCGCTGCAATGGTGCCGACATTCGTCTGGAAAGCTTCCGGGATTTCCATGTGAGCGGTGTGTATGTGATTCCTGAGTAA